GCGTCCCTGACTGAATGagattgttttgctttcagTGTCCGTCGGTCGGGAAGGAGAAACTGGCAGAACCAACGCAGAACTTGGAAAAAGTTTCCCACAGCAGCGTCCCAGTCATTCTGAACATGATCGGTATTATAGAACTACATTTTCGAATTGTGCCTCACTGAGCCAGTTTTCTTTCAGTcgcaatgtatttttgtattttgacagaaaattCCCCCACGGTAGTTTTTGGCACTGCGTTTTGTTGCATTTGTCCCGTCTCACTTGCCGCCGCAGGCCTCCGACGAGCCGAGATCGGCGACAACGAGGAAGCTTTCTCGTGTTTCCTGGCCGCGGCTCAGCGGGGCTACGGCAAGGCTCTGTTTAACGTTGGCGTCTGTTACGAGAAGGGCAGAGGCGTCGCCGAGGATCGGGCGAAGGTGAGACGCCGCCTGCGCTTCCACCATTCGAGTCTTTCCCGGCTGACTTCGCGCAAAAAGGCAGATTTGATATACAAACGGTGCATCAACGTGTCGACTGGCGATGATATGCATCTATTCTTTGTCCTCTgcataaaatgacaaatattactaCAGTTAGGGTTAGTCGTTCGTAGTAGCTGTACTGCCAAAATGTGTCAATTCTTTAATTCTTGGTTGTCCTTCTTTTTGCTACATGAAGGCGTCCCATTACTATTGGCGGGCAGCAATGGCAGGTCACCAGCAGGCTCAGTACCGGTGCGCAAAGCTTCTCCTGACCAGCAGAGGGCACCAAAGTGAGGAAGACCTGAAGACGGCCATCAGCCTGCTAGAGAAGGCTGCAGCAGCCGGTCTGACAAAGGTGACGAACCTCAccgcatctttttctttttcgtgTGTCCCGTATTGTGACGCCTCCCCCCGCGCGCCCCCCTCTCCATGCTCCCGTTCAGGCTCAGTTATGCCTGGCGTCGGTGTACTCCCGAGAGCCGTCGAGAGACAGCAGCAAGTCTCTGCGCTACCTGCAGGTGGCGGCACAGAACAACGTGAGTGCCCTTCTTGATAGTTACAGTCGGAATAATAACAACGTTGGAGGGATTTTGCGTTGGTAGCAAAATGGGTGGGAATCGAGACAAtcaatatttacatattttgtagGACTCGTAGCCATTTTGTGCAGAGCATCTTTTTTCAGGAGCTCTTAACAACTTTAGGGACAGAGACCAAGTGAAGAACTGCATGTGATTGTGtgccgcccccccaaaaaatgatagTGTATATAGTCATactttaaatatatatgtatgatcgCTTCCTCTTATTGCAGTATCCATAAAAATCAATACTCTCTGATTTGATATCAAACAAAAATCCTCCGAATGCGCAAGGGCGGTGGGGTGTACGTTGACTTATCTGGGTCCCGTACGAATACCAAGTTGCAAGCGATCTCGAGATGTTTGTGGTTTCAGCTTTTTAAGAGTCACTGAGCGGACCGAAAACTTAATGCAAAGCAGCGAGtggctgtactgtatttggaCAAAGTGACATAGTTGTGaacataaacttttttttttttttatatatacttgGTAAACTATTTGAAAAGTTGGGGAAAGTGTTCAGGCCATTTGTAAATGCTtggatttttacttttgtctgtgtttgagtgtgaattgtgttttgttttatttttagacccatttttttcctctttaatgtTTCTTCTGGTGTTATTGAACAAATATTTTGGCACCCAAAGTACAGATACGCGAGTGCCTTGACTTCCTCGTTCAGTGTCCACATTCGTTTGTCAAAACAACATATCTCAGATTGTCTTTCctgaataaaaatatatcaatattCCGTTCCAGCACAGTGTAACACGCcaacaaaaataagtttgttAAACATTAAGAATACAGCGTTTTTCATTATAAAAGCatacagtaaaaatgaaaagaattaaACAGATTGTGCGTCGTGATTGATTGGGCGTTGTGCTACTCCTTCTGGGATGGCCAGTAAAATTAATGTCTACAGATGTGCTACGTGTACATTTTATGACGTAACAGAAGAAGACTGTCGGAGCTTAACTCCAATAATGTTCGTTGTCTtattgcagaggataaagaatatatgcatgCGTCCTTGTAAGCAGTATCTGCATGTATTGCATGTTGTTGAATTCTAAATTGTTTCAAGGTTTTTAATTTCAGGTTTATAATTACTGCAATATCGATGCTTGTTCCGTTACCTCGACGACGGTCTGGCAGCATTAAGCGAGCGGACAAAGTGAATTCGATTTGATTTGTTGAAGTACACGTGTAATTCTTTTGGTTCGTGGGACTGTTCCCTACCTGTCAAATGCTTTTTGGTGCCTCGTAATCTCGAGCCAGTCACTTGTAGGCACCGCTGACTGTAGATTCgttctgaaaaaataaaatatacgtttcttttttttttttttttttttttattaattcattcattttcatataGCGTAAATATGTAAGTAACCTCGGAAATGGACGACGACAGTGCTTTTGAATATCTTGCCTGTGTTTAGGATCCCACCGCTCTGCTGCTGTTGGCTCAGTGCTACGAGAGCGGCTTCGGGGTCCGGCAGAACCTGACGACGGCGCTCGGACTGTACACACGAGCCGCTCGGGCGGGCGACGAGCGGCCTCGGCTGTCGCTGACGCCTCCCGGCCGGACAGGCGGTGAGCCAAAGCGCATCCCGAGTGTCGCGCGAGTAAGCGACTGACTCGCGTGCATTTCTTGCAGTCTTGCGCTCCATCCGTTCTTCCCCGTGTTTCTCCGCGGCCGACCGGAACCCGCCGCGGCCGCCGCCGGCCTCTCTGCCCGACCTTGTGGGCGCTGACGTCGACCTTCCCTTCCTCCCTCGCTCCTGGAGCACCGGGAGCGTGGCCGCGACCTCGGGGATCACCTCCGCCCCTCGCGACCTTCGCCCCCTAAGCTTGGAGGGCAGATCCTGCCAGTGGATTGTTGGGGTTGGATAACTTGCGGTGCCGGAACTGCACAAACGGCCGTGTTGACTGTTGGGATGCGTTACTGTAAGGTTTGAGACATTTGGGCAATTTTTCCAAGTTGAGAATTTGATTAATCAGTCGATCGAAgcctttgtccccccccccccccccccgggcagAAGACAATTCAATTAATTCAAGACAATCCAATTTATACATAGAAAAAGGCCGTTTTCATGAAAAGAACATCGTCCGGTTACAAATGGAAATCTCGGCTCCGTCCACACTGATGCGAGAGCACTAAAGAAATACTGATCAAATGTACAAACCGCAAGCACAGCAAGATAACAGTGAGGAAGGTCAACAAAGTCAAGATGCAGCGTGGTGCAGgatttggaatttgggagcaTGAACTCGAAAGGCTCTTATGAGGGAATTTAAATAGAAGCAATGAATGTGTGACGTCCTCACGTGGGACAAGGAAAGTTCTTTTCCATTCTTGGAGACGTCTGCTtatgacgagaaaaaaaaaagttgtttgaaTATGATACTGTCCGTCCATGACCTGagccagccgcttatcctcacaagggtcgagggagtgccGGAGGGAGCCTATATCCCAGCTGGCAGGAAGCACATAAGGAcaagcaaccatttgcacttCACGGGCAATTCAGAATGTTCGGTTCAcgcttgttttggggatctgaAAGGAAAgagaagtgcctggagaaaagccacgcaggcacgcggctgggtttgaatcccggtcctcagaactgtgaggcaaatgctctgACCAGTGAGCACACCCATTCCCCTCCCTGTAGAAATTTCCCGAGAATGTTCTTCCCATCTGCAACCATTTATTGCAGAAATTAGAATATCTCCTCCGTGGCGGAATGCGCGCAGCTGTTtgttccaaaaacaacaaatccgGTATTTGCTATTCATATTTTCCAATTAAAGTGAAGGCCGTCTTCTGCATAGATTCCGAGTCGACTTGGTGACGCGAATCCACTCAAGTTGAAACGGGCGTTGGTGGAAGAGCTTTTCGTCTGAATCCAAAAGGTTTCTTcggttctcctttttgacatcTGTGGTGTGCATTTCGCGAGAGGCTTGTTGCCGATCGTGGCCGCAGGTGAACGGCCGTCCTGCGTGCCGACCGGCCGTTCGCATTTGCgctctgtaaaaacaaaaattgacgATTTTTGTTTTCGCCCGGGTGGATCATCGTGTGAgtaatattcatatttgtgtgCTTGTTTGAAATACATTATATAGAGAGTGTATTATTCTGGAGTGGAGACAATATTTCTCCCACATTTTACAGAAATTTTCACAGCATTACATGTAATGGCATGCATCCAGAAATATATTCGTTTATGAACAAGAAGGCATTATACAATTACTGTACTAGTGTGCACATGTACAATAAAATGACCGAAATAAAACAACTGTGCTTGGTCTCAAGATTCAAATAAGTGCACTTTTTCGCTCTTCTGCATTGGTGGTTGTTAGTCATACTGCACGTGTACTTGTGGAAGAGTAAAATAGCTCATTTGCAAGAATTTTgaactggagaaaaaaagtgaatcaCTTTTGAGTACTTTTAAATATTaactttaattattattgttatgtcTTGTATGGGCATCAAGTAAGTTGTCagcttcaataaaaaaaaaaaacctaattaaCAAGGTCAAATTTATTGCAGTAAAATAGACACAAGATGACATTTCAATTAAAAGTGACAAGTGAGCCCTAGCggaaggatgaaagagccactTGCAGCCCCGGAGCCCCAGTTTGCAGAGCGGTGACGGATGTGATGCGCAGGTGTTCCTAATGATGTGGCCCCAAGTCTTGACTCGCCCCTACCGGAAATTGTTGCTCAATTATCGGAGCAAATCCTGCGGAAATGGAAACGTAGGCGTCCCCAATTCTTCCGGTTGTGACGTAAGACCCGGATGACGTTAGACTTGATTACCTGCCTCTCCGGCTGTGCCGTGgcgtctgcccccccccccctcctcatcGTTCTCGGTCTGCTGTGAttggtcgcccccccccccttttttttttttttttttttgctgggccAAGGAGCTCCACAGCGCCgctctcgcccccccccccccccccccccccgcccccccccccggaacgTCGTGGCGCAGACGGAAAGCTCCGCAACCTCGGTCCACCCACCCATCCGAGCGGGGATCCGCGATCTGGAAGCTGGAGACTCGTGATCGGATGCGGATTGGGGCGGGCACCGGCTCTTGGAGCTCACTCGTGCCGCGTCTGTCGTGGGAGCGGAAGACGCCAAAAgtccgcaccccccccccccccccacacggtCGAGGCTGAGCTGAGAGGTGAGGACTGAGTAAATAAGGCGGGTTGATGGATGCACCGGACGGAGGAAGAGCGACTGAGTCCGTGCGTTCGGATCCCGACATCAGTGCGTCCTCCTCGCTTTGTTTGGATCGGAACAGATGACGAGATTTCGCATTCTTGCCGGTTTTGTTTCCGTCCGCCGTTGACGATGAGAGTTTATGTCGCCGAGGATTCATTTCGGGCGGCGTGAGGCGAGGGGACAGAAAACACTCCACCCATGACATCATCCCTGACTTACTTTCCCcaagttgatttttattttttttttggggggcccgTCATCTGTTGCATTTGCAACATGTGAAGGAAAAGCCTTCTGCGCGTTCCCCAAAAGACGTTCAAATGCGTTTTCCCACGTAAACAGGCAAGTAAGAGTGATGCTCAGATCGGAAGAAATGCTCATTTGGCTCATTCCACTTATTGGACGACATTTATTTGACATTTCTTTCCGTATATTCAAGAAAGTGGAAAACAACATAACTGATGAGCCGTCCTATAATTTGATTAGCTCAGCTCATCCGTCAGTGGTATACTTTCTATGAAACATTTCAGATATGTAACTGCGGATGGCAGAGATGCTCTGTCGcctgagaaacaaaaaaacatagctATAAAGAAATCCTTTTCATTtcaagaaaattacatttttttttttttatggactgAAACATACAAGACGGGAATCTCCGTCCGGCCGTTGTCGAAGCTGCTGAGTCATGTCactcacttttattattttttttttaatcttcttctAGTTGACtaaagggcagcacggtggatccgctggtaaagcattggcttcacagttctgaggtcccgggttcgatcccggacctgccttaGTGGAGTTAGCAtcttctccccgtacctgtgtgggttttctccgggtgggcactccggtttcctcccacatcccaaaaacacgcaacattaactggacgcactaaattgccccgaggtgtgattgagagcgcggccgtttgtctctatgcgccctgcgattggctggcgaccagttcagggtgtaaatcCCGccgacagctgcgataggctccaccactccgcgcaaccctcgttaggataggcggcaaagaaaatggatggctggatggatggttgcCTAAAAAGGTTTTCGTGAAATGCTTGCGTATACGTCGAGAGACACAACTTTGAGCATAATTGACGTTGTTTTCACTTTGTCTGTCACCAAATTAACAAGTATAAATCAAACCAGAATCCAACTTATTTGAGGCTATATTTCATTTGCAAGCCAGCAAGTGGGTGGGGCGCGATTATCAAACGCAATTTTATTTCAAACGATCCCTTTTAGTACGGCAAAAGTTACAATCAGTCTCTTGTTGCTTCACGAAATCTGTACCGTATTATCTGAAGTTTCACTCGCTtgctgcaaaaagacaaaaacttatggaagtaaatatgtgccgccGGTGTAACTTTTGAATGTTAATAATTCTTGGCTTGCAATCACGTGATCATCGCCGCCATTACCACAGACAAGCTCGGCGTTGCAGACGACACCACCGTGGCGACATCCACAGATCCATGTGCaagcggcgagcggcggatCTTTTCTGACTATTTCAATTCACTGGATGAcgtcgccaaagctagatatgtacagaagatcaaactctgcgAAGATGTCGATCCGTATCCTCTCCAcgacgacgtactttcaaaggatctgaaagacttccctgacaCTAGAAATGCACGTTTACACGGGAAAATCGCGTCCCAACGTCTCcgtttccgcgatttccacatccgtagacgccacaaaaaatctggcatgatgacgacGGACGGCTGACTGGTTGTCTGCGACAGTGGCGGTCAAGTCCCCGGATGAAcgagcgtgacgtcacgcgcaagCCGGCCATTCAagcggctacaattcgctgtctaaaattcgccGTCTGCGccgccaggcagggttacttcaggtcagaaccgaacagccagccaatcgcagtgacgctttcttagtatgtgacgtcacgtgacgaagaaagcgtcactgcgattggctggctgttcggttctgacctgaagtaaccctgcctggcggCGCAGACGTcgaatttcagacggcgaattaCAGCCGGTTAAATTGTCATCATTGAAAAGTTCCACCGAAacacaacaattgaaaatgtcatcgctttacatttcaaattcaaatcccggcgtcACACGTTTACTTCCGTAGAAACTGTTTTGAACGCACGTCCAATGAAATCCCTCCGAGTTGAAATTGTTTTCGGTCGAGTGAGTCATCAGCACGGTGTTGCGTTTGCGGCGCAAAGGAAAAGGAGCCGCCGAACGGCGCTTTTGTGGTGGTACTTGTTGCTTTCTTGTTGCCTGCACGCGTGACCTCCCcatccctccccctccccctcccactCCGGCTGTGTCTTTTtctctcggggggggggggggcagcagctGAGCTATCAACTGCCCGTCGTCCAGCAAAGTGCCTCGTCACGCTCTCGGCTTCCTCCCCGCCGTAAGCGTCCTTCCTCCCCCTTCTCCGCTGCACTTTGTTGCACTTGATGAAGGCCGCTTTGTTTCGGGGaaatggagagagagaggagaccGGCGCGGCGGCGGTCAACGGAGCGTTACAAAATGGCAGCCGTTTACGAATGCGACCGGGCAAGAAATAAAACGGGACCATAGATTAGCGA
The sequence above is drawn from the Syngnathoides biaculeatus isolate LvHL_M chromosome 11, ASM1980259v1, whole genome shotgun sequence genome and encodes:
- the dele1 gene encoding death ligand signal enhancer isoform X1 — protein: MWRVKGLVLRVLHRCHSSTPLRLPQNHHVEDEVITTSSVLSTSRNSSDSSSHKDEDDGQSRKKQKAFYFASSERTRYTGLDAVGWGATAVLFMQICRRIHSSFSSLFEPGPTAGVRTPQPSALQKCASRLLLDILLSNDTVLRGRSVLCLHNQSLSSGGGGGGGSDVASNSGERNFVTTNASVSDCEGALGQDSSFRATDDSSLTSSSWSEGKVDAETDHARDTVHNCPSVGKEKLAEPTQNLEKVSHSSVPVILNMIGLRRAEIGDNEEAFSCFLAAAQRGYGKALFNVGVCYEKGRGVAEDRAKASHYYWRAAMAGHQQAQYRCAKLLLTSRGHQSEEDLKTAISLLEKAAAAGLTKAQLCLASVYSREPSRDSSKSLRYLQVAAQNNDPTALLLLAQCYESGFGVRQNLTTALGLYTRAARAGDERPRLSLTPPGRTGVLRSIRSSPCFSAADRNPPRPPPASLPDLVGADVDLPFLPRSWSTGSVAATSGITSAPRDLRPLSLEGRSCQWIVGVG
- the dele1 gene encoding death ligand signal enhancer isoform X2, whose product is MWRVKGLVLRVLHRCHSSTPLRLPQNHHVEDEVITTSSVLSTSRNSSDSSSHKDEDDGQSRKKQKAFYFASSERTRYTGLDAVGWICRRIHSSFSSLFEPGPTAGVRTPQPSALQKCASRLLLDILLSNDTVLRGRSVLCLHNQSLSSGGGGGGGSDVASNSGERNFVTTNASVSDCEGALGQDSSFRATDDSSLTSSSWSEGKVDAETDHARDTVHNCPSVGKEKLAEPTQNLEKVSHSSVPVILNMIGLRRAEIGDNEEAFSCFLAAAQRGYGKALFNVGVCYEKGRGVAEDRAKASHYYWRAAMAGHQQAQYRCAKLLLTSRGHQSEEDLKTAISLLEKAAAAGLTKAQLCLASVYSREPSRDSSKSLRYLQVAAQNNDPTALLLLAQCYESGFGVRQNLTTALGLYTRAARAGDERPRLSLTPPGRTGVLRSIRSSPCFSAADRNPPRPPPASLPDLVGADVDLPFLPRSWSTGSVAATSGITSAPRDLRPLSLEGRSCQWIVGVG
- the dele1 gene encoding death ligand signal enhancer isoform X3; its protein translation is MWRVKGLVLRVLHRCHSSTPLRLPQNHHVEDEVITTSSVLSTSRNSSDSSSHKDEDDGQSRKKQKAFYFASSERTRYTGLDAVGWGATAVLFMQICRRIHSSFSSLFEPGPTAGVRTPQPSALQKCASRLLLDILLSNDTVLRGRSVLCLHNQSLSSGGGGGGGSDVASNSGERNFVTTNASVSDCEGALGQDSSFRATDDSSLTSSSWSEGKVDAETDHARDTVHNCPSVGKEKLAEPTQNLEKVSHSSVPVILNMIGLRRAEIGDNEEAFSCFLAAAQRGYGKALFNVGVCYEKGRGVAEDRAKASHYYWRAAMAGHQQAQYRCAKLLLTSRGHQSEEDLKTAISLLEKAAAAGLTKDPTALLLLAQCYESGFGVRQNLTTALGLYTRAARAGDERPRLSLTPPGRTGVLRSIRSSPCFSAADRNPPRPPPASLPDLVGADVDLPFLPRSWSTGSVAATSGITSAPRDLRPLSLEGRSCQWIVGVG